Below is a window of Flavobacterium cyclinae DNA.
ATTGGGCGTTTTGTAGCTATTACAAAAGAAACGAATGAATTAATCGGTTGGACAGGAATTAAATTCGTAAACGACCATATAGAAAACGGAAACACCAATTTTTACGATTACGGCTATCGTTTAAATGAAAAATTTTGGAACAAAGGTTTCGCTACAGAAGCTTCAATCGCTTGGTTAGACTATGGTTTCAACCAAATGAACATTCAAGAAATGAATGCTTACACACATGCCGAAAACGGAGCATCTAATCATGTTTTGCAAAAAGTTGGTTTTAATTTTGTAGAAGATTATCCTGATGAAAATGGCGTAACTTGGAAATGGTGGCAGCTTTTAAATAGTGTTCAGTAATCAGTATTTAGTTTTCAGAATATGGAGTTTAAAGAACTAATCGATAAAATTAAAAACCTTCCTTATGGCAGAAACGCTAATAGGTATGATTTTTCATTAGTACTCACTGAAAACAAAGGAACTTGTAGTTCAAAACACGCTTTCTTAAAGGATTTTGCTGATAAAAATGAAATTGAAAATGTAAAACTATACATTGGAATTTTCAAAATGAATGAAGTAAACACACCAAAATTAGGCGATTTACTTTCAAAAAATAATATCGAGTACATTCCAGAAGCGCATTGTTATTTAAAAATAAATCAAATAGCTGTTGATGCTACTACTACAGATTCTTTCTATGATAAAATAAAGCAGGATATTATAGAAGAAATCGAAATCATACCTAATCAAGTAAGTGATTTTAAAGTGGAATATCACAAGGCTTTTTTGAAAAAATGGATAACAGAAACCAATCAAAATAATACCTTTGAAGAAATTTGGAAAATTAGAGAGCAATGTATTTCAAAATTATCTGAATAATCTTAATACTTAATACTTTCGTCTTAATACATTTGAAATGAAAACAATCAAAATAGCAGGTGTTCCAGAACATTTCAACCTACCTTGGCACATGTGTATCGAAGATGGCGAATTTGAAGCTGTCGGAATCGATTTACAATGGACAGACGTTCCTGAAGGTACGGGAAAAATGTGTCAAATGCTTCGCGATGGCGAAACTGATATTGCTGTAATTCTTACCGAAGGTATCATCAAAGATATCGCCGCTGGAAATCCGAGTAAGATTGTGCAGGTTTATGTGCAAAGTCCATTAATTTGGGGAATTCACGTTGCAGCTAATTCTAATTATAAAACACTTTCCGATTTAGAACATAAAAAAGTAGCCATTTCTCGAATGGGCTCTGGTTCGCATTTGATGAGTATTGTAAACGCTCAAAACCAGAATTGGAATACAGAAAATTTACAATTCGAAATCGTAAATACCATTGATGGCGCCGTTGAAAGTCTGACTTCAGAAAATGCCGATTATTTCATGTGGGAACGTTTTATGACACAACCTTTGGTAGATCAAGGAATTTTTAGAAGAGTTGGAGAATGCCCTACTCCTTGGCCTTGTTTTGTGATTGCGGTACGAAATGAAGTTTTAGAAAATCAGCCAAAAGTAATCGACCAAATTTTAGACATCATCAATACCACAACCGAAGAATTCAAAATGATTCCAAGTATTGACAGAACTTTAGCTTCTAAATACAATCAAAAAGTGGAAGCGATTCAAGAGTGGTTAAAATTAACACGTTGGTCACAAAAACAGATGACAGCATCTACATTTGATAAAATAATGGAACAACTTTTGAAGCTTCAAATAATCGATAAAAAAATGCCTAAAGAATCGTTACTTAAATAATTCCGTATTTTTATCGTTTTAAACGAAATGACAATAAAAATCCCCACTTTAGCCGAACTCAAAGAAAAGCTTTCTTTACCAAAGCCTTGGGATACTGTTGTCATCTTTGTTTTAAACATTTTAATAACCATTCCCGTTTTTTTAATTGCACATCAGAACCTTATTGATTTTGAATGGCCATTACATTTAGATAGAATTCTAATTGGTATTTTTATCATTATTGGTATACAATTACTACTTCGTTTGGTAAAAACGATTATCATTCTTATTATTTTCATTTATTTATTAGCATTGTTATATGGAACCGTTTTTGGAAACTATGGTTTTAAACGTGTTTTTGACGACTATCGTTTTATGATGTATGCTATGAGTGAAAATCCAAATCCTCAAGATTTAATTATTGCCAAATTACTTCCGTTTCCTAACAAATCAAAAATTATTGATGCAGTAGATTTTTCTAATCCAAAGGTTCGAAATTTTGCTCTTTCGGCAACAACAAAACATTTTAGAGAATATAAAGAATCGGGCGAAAAAAGAAGAATGATTCAATGTTTTGCCGTTTTTAAAGAAATCAGAAACCGATGGAATTATGTAAACGATCCAAAAGGAACCGAATATATTGCAAGTGCTTCTGAAAGTTTACAACATTTTTCTGGTGATTGTGATGACCATGCGATATTGATGTCGGCTTGTATCAAAGCAATTGGAGGAACCCCAAGAATTATTCATACTGGCGGTCATTTATATCCGGAGATGCTAATTGGGACAAAAAAAGATTTAGAAACAGCAATTTATCTTATAAAAGAAGAACTTTTTAAACAAGAATGTCAAAACCAACAAATTCATTATCACATTGATGAAAGAGGTCAAATTTGGTTAAATTTAGATTACACTGCCCGATATCCTGGAGGAAAATTTATGAGTGAAGAAATTCTAGGAGCACTGACTTTTTATTGATTAATTTTTCTATATTTACACAAATAAACATCCCTATATGAAGAAAATAAGCCTTATATTTTTAGTATTCATCTCTTTAAATACTTATGCTCAATCCACTGAAAATACTTCAACCGATACCATTGTATCGCCTATTTTAGCTAAAAAAAATGAACTTAAATTAGATGTTCTGAATTTAACTGCATTTGGTAAATTAGGAATTTCATACGAACGCTTTTTAAATCAAGATTTTTCAATTGGTATCACAGGAATGGTTTTTAATAAAAAAAGCAAAAATGATGATTTCCTTACAGATGATACCCGAACAAAAATTGATTACCAAGTAATTCCGTATGTGCGCTATGCATTATCTAAAAGCGCAACCAATTTATATTATTTAGAAGGTTTTATTAATGTTAATGGTGGCGAATACAAAGAATTAAAAACATTTAATAATGGTACTGCTGATTATGTATTAATTACAAGAAACGATTATAATGATGTTGCTTTAGGAGGTGCTGTTGGATATAAGTTATATTTCAAAGAAAGTTTTGTTTTAGACTTAACGGTTGGTTTAGGTAAAAACCTATTTCAAGAAAATAGTCCGTCAACCGTAGCCCGATTAGGAATTAACTTAGGATATAGATTTTAATACAACACATCATGAAAAAATACATTTATATAATTACACTATTAGTTCCATTTTTTGTATTAACTAGCTGTACAGAAAGTGATGATGAATTTTTTGCTGCTACAACTGTAACATCAAACAACTTGATTGATTTACAAGTAACTGGAAGCGAAGTTAATGTTTCGAGTTATGTAGCACGATTGTTACCGCAAAGCACAAATCCTTTTGATATCTATTTGACTAGTAATTCAAGAAAAATGTTTTTTAATTACACCATAGAAAAAAGGAATTCAAGCAATGAATGGGAATTCATTACTCCTACTACAGTAAACCTAATTAAAGGCGAAAATAGCATTGGCGATTATGTTTCAGGAATTGCGGTTTTAGATGCATTAGACACCATGTATGAATATGAAACTACCATAACATTAACTTCTGGACAATATCGTATTACTGTTGATCCTGAAATTGTAACGCTAAACGCTCAAAATGCCGTTATGTTAACCGTAAAAACAACTACTACTGGTGCAGTTGATAACGTATTAACCTTTACGGTGAATTAAATTAGTCGTATATTTTTTTTGGTTTATTTTTAAAATTAAAAAATTTTGAAGATTAGGGCATTTTTTGATGATTTAAAAATAAATTTATTGATTACTATTCCAATGTTAATCATTATGTATTTTTCAACAAAAAACATATCAATTAGTTTTGTTTTTTTTGCATTTATATTAATATTTATTACAATTTGGTCAATTTTAAGTAATTATTTAGGATACAAAAGGCATGTTAAAATAATTGAAAGTGATGGTTTTAAAAAATTACTATTAAAAGGGTTTAAAATTGAAAAATTTAATGAATATATTGGATTAAATGGAATTTACCATGGCTATTTATTTGATATATATTATAATTGGAATGCCACAACAAATAGTAAAAATACAAGAGCAATTGTTTTTAACATATACTTCGAAACACCAAAATTAAATAATAAAGAAACTGACCATAATTTAATGATAAAAATTTCAGAGAAATATAAAAACTCTTATTTTTCTTTATTACCAAAAAAATATTTACTGTGCTGGAGAGAGGGAAATATTCTAATGAATAACACAATTGGTCTCAAAAACCCTAATTATGATTTTATTATTCAAAGAATGGATGTTTTAGTAGAATTAATGAAAAATGAAAATTTAAAACCAATTGACAAAGAAAGCATTGATAAACTAAGAAAAGAAAATAAATTTGCTTGTATACCTGAAATAGAAATCTACTATAAAAATATTTACTAAGAGCTTTTCAACTCAATATCTACTTCTAATTACTTAAAATATTTATAAGTTTTAAATGTTTAAATTACTATTTTTATAATCATTATCTTTAACTTTGTTATTTAATTAACTTAACATATTGAATACCTTCAAAAAAGTATCATGAAAAAAATAATATGTTTAATATTACTACTACAAAATCTTTTTTCATTTGGGCAAAGTCAACCTATTTTTACTAATTGTATTGGTGATATAGATGATGATAAACTATATGATGCTAAAATTACTAGTGATGGAGGTATAATTGTTGTTGGTTATTTAATAACTCCTGGCCAATATAAAGCCTTTTTCATATCTAAACTTGATAGTAACGGAAATATGGAATGGGAAAAAAAATATGGAGGCAACTTATTCGGAGATCATGCTTTTTCAGTTTTTGAAGCAACTGATGGTTATGTAATTGCAGGTGTAAACAAATCAAATTCGGGAGATATTACTGGAAATCATGGTAATTGGGACGCTTTAGTAGTTAAAGTCGACTTTTTAGGAAATTTAGTATGGCAAAAGACTTTTGGTGGCTCAAGTGATGAAGAAGCGAAATCAATTGTTCAAACAAATGATGGCGGATACATTATTGCAGGATATACTTCATCAAATAATTTTGATGTGACTGGAAATCATGGTGGTAAAGATTTTTGGGTGGTTAAACTTAATGCCTCAGGAAATTTAGTATGGCAAAAAACTTATGGAGGAACTGGAAATGATATTGCAAACTCTATTGTTCAAACTTTAGATGGTGGTTACATAGTTGCAGGAATATCAAATTCTACCAATGGAGATGTTCTTTTAAATATTGGTAATGATGATTTTTGGATTATTAAAATAACGAGCTTAGGAAATATTGAATGGCAAAAAACATTTGGAACTTTAGGAAATGATAATATGCCAAATATTATTCAAACTTCTGATGGAGGATATGCAATGGTAGGTGCCTCTTACCCATTTAATGGTTCATATTATGCAGATTATTGTAATATTTTTAAAATAAATTCTACAGGCGATATAGAATGGCAAAGATTTATTGAATCTTACAATTATTCTTCTACTGATGATATATTTAAAATCATAGAGACATTAGATAATGGTTATGCGGTAATTGGATCAACAGCTGATGGAGATACAAGTTCAAACACTATGCCTACATATGGTGGTACAAATTTATGGTTTTTAAAACTCGATTCGTTAGGGAATACACAAGGACAAAGAGGATTTGGTGGCCAAGGAAATGATCATGGTAGCGCAATTCAACAAGATGCTTCTGGTAATTATTATATAGTAGGATATATTTCTTCAATAAATAATATTGATAACCTTCCAAGAAATGGTCAAGTATTTTGTAATCATAGCCAGAATCATTGGGACGGATGGTTGATAAAAGTTAGTACTGATTTACTAGATACAAATTTGAGTAATCTGAAAAATAAATTAATTATATTTCCGAATCCAACTAATTCAGTAATAAATGTAGAATTAGATCCTACTCTATCAAATGTTACATATGAATTATATGATAGTATTGGAAGAAATCTCCAATATGGAAAATTGAGTAATGAAAATCTAACTATTAATATTACTAGCCTACCTAATGGGATATACAATCTACTAATAAAAGATGATAGTAATTTATATTTAAATCATAAAATAATCAAACAATAAAGGAACTTGATTTTTTCACCACTCCATTTCTATTTGACCTTTCAATTTCAAATACTCATTCGTCAATCTAAAATGATTGTTCCCAAACCACATGCCTCTGTTAGCACTTAACGGTGACGGATGTCCGCTTTCTAAAACCAAATGCTTTTCTCTGTTGATAAGTTTTCCTTTTTTCTGAGCAAAACTTCCCCACAATAAAAACACCACATTTTCTGATTTCTGATTAATCAAATCAATAACAGCATCTGTAAAAACGTTCCATTTCAAATGTTTATGACTATTGGCCTCGTCTTTTCGTACCGTTAAACCCGCATTTAACAACAAAACTCCTTGTTTTGCCCAACGTTCTAAATTTCCGGATGTTGGGAAAAGAATTCTATCGTATTCCGAATTAATTTCCGTAAAAATATTCTTCAACGAAGGTGGAATGGCCACACCATCATTAACCGAAAAACACAAACCATTCGCCTCTCCCGTTCCATGATAGGGATCTTGTCCAATAATCACCACTTTTGTTTCTTGAAAATCAAATTGCTCAAATGCAGAAAAAATCAATTCTTTTGGCGGAAAACAAGTTGTAGTATCATATTCATGCTCCACTTGTTGCATTAATTCTAAGAAATAAGGCTTCTGAAATTCAGTCGATAATAGCGCTTCCCAACTCTCGTTTTTAATAAACATTTTATAATTTTTACCAAAAATATAAATTTCTGTTGCAATATGGATTCATTACTTTGTAACTTTGACCTAACAGAAAAAGAAAAATGATTTCGATTACAGAAAAAACCCTACAAGATTTAGAGTTTAATACGGTTTTAGAAACTATTGCTAGTCGTTGCAACACCGATATTGGTGAAGAAAAAGCGATGGCTATAGCGCCGTTTAAAAATAAAGAAGAATTGCTTATTAACTTAATGCAAACTTCTGAATATTTATCTTCGTTTTCCAACAATAACGCTATCCCAAATCACGGATTTGAAAACATCAACTACGAGTTAAAATTCCTAGCTATTGAAGATAGTTTCTTAGAAGTAGGTAGTTTTAAAAAGATTGCTAACCTTTCAGAAACAGCGATAACATTAATTCAGTTTTTAAAGAAATTTGAAGATTATTATCCAAATTTATACCAAAAAGCGGCTAAAATTGATATTGTTAAGCTAATTATCCAACGTATTGATGAAGTGGTGGATAAATTCGGAATCATCAAAGACAATGCATCGCCTGATTTAATTAATATCCGCCGAAGTATCAATGTAGTTCGTGGTAAAATCAACCAGAGTTTTGGAATGGCATTAAGTCAATACCATTCGCTAGGTTATTTAGATGACATCAAAGAAACTGTTGTTGAAAATCGTAGAGTTTTAGCGGTTTTAGCGATGTATCGAAGAAAAGTAAAAGGTTCTATTTTAGGAAGTTCTAAAACAGGAAGTATAGCTTATATCGAACCCGAAGCAGCCCAACGCTATTCTCGAGAACTGAACAATTTAGAATACGAAGAGCGCGAAGAAATCATGCGTATTTTAAAGCGTTTGACGAATGAAATTCGCCCATTTACCGAAACTATTGCGGCTTATCAAGACTTTTTAAGTGAAGTTGATGTTATTGCTGCAAAAGCCAAATACGCCAATAAAATCAATGGAATTCTTCCGAATATTATAGAAGAAAAGCGAATGTTTTTCAGAGAAGCCTTCCATCCTATTTTATATTTAAATAACAAGGAAAAGAAAGCGGTTACGTATCCGCAAACCATCGAATTACATAACGAAAGTCGTATTATTGTAATTTCGGGACCCAATGCAGGAGGAAAAACAATTTCCTTAAAAACTGTAGGATTACTCCAATTGATGTTGCAAAGCGGGATTTTAATTCCAGTACACGAGCGTAGTGAAACCTTTTTATTCGATAGAATTTTAACCGATATTGGCGACAATCAATCCATTGAAAATCATTTGAGTACATACAGTTACCGATTAAAAAACATGAACTATTTTTTAAAGAAATGTAACGCCAAAACCTTATTCTTAATTGATGAATTTGGAACCGGTTCTGACCCAGAATTAGGAGGTGCTTTAGCGGAAACTTTCTTAGAAGAATTTTATGCTCGTGAAGCTTTCGGAATTATTACGACACATTATAGTAATTTAAAAATATTAGCAAACGAATTACCATACGCTACAAATGCCAACATGATGTTTGATGAGAAATCATTAGAACCCATGTACAAATTAATTTTAGGTCAAGCCGGAAGTTCGTTTACCTTTGAAGTCGCACAAAAAAATGGTATTCCTTATGGCTTAATCAATCGTGCCAAAAAGAAAATCGAAGGCGGAAAAGTTCGTTTTGACAAAACCATTGCAACCCTTCAAAAAGAACGTTCTAAATTAGAAAAAACGTCTTTAACTTTAAAAGAAGAAGAAGCAAAAGCACGTGAAGAAAGCAAAAAAATGGAAACCATTAATGCTAAAATTCAGGATAAATTAGAACGTTATCAAGAATTATATGATGCGAATCAGCGTTTGATTTATATTGGACAAAAAATTGATGATATTTCAGAAAGTTACTTCAATAATAAAGACAAAAAGACGCTAATTGGAGAATTTTTAAAAATGGTGGAAATTGAAAATTCGAAACGTAGAAAACTTTCAGCAAAAGAAAAGAAAGTTAAGGAAGTCATTCAGAAAAAAGTAGCAGAAGAAGTAAAAGTTAAGGTAGAGGAAATTCGCACGGTTAAAAAAGAAAAGAAAATCAAAGCTAAAATTGAAGAAGAAAATAAACCAAAAGTAATTCTCAAAGTTGGTGATCGTGTTCGAATGAAAGAAGGAAAAGCCATTGGAACAATTGATGCTATTGAAAAAACAAAAGCTACCGTAAATTACGGAATTTTCACTTCAAAAGTTAGTTTAGACCAATTGGAATACGTGCAACATGTTTAATTTACACAGAGTTTCACTGAGTTTTTTTAATATGTTTGTTTTGATTAGAGTTGCATCGAGATTTTTTCAATTACTTAAATTTTAAAAATCGGTGTTCCTTTTTTAAAAAAATTGAAGCTTGACATTGTACTTGAATTTGAACTTGATATTGAAATATGGAAATACAAGATTTACCAAAAGATAAAAAAATCATCCTATTTGATGGGGTTTGCAACTTATGCAATTCATCTGTTCAATATGTCATTAAACATGATAAAAAAGATATATTTCGATTTGTATCATTACAATCAGAATTAGGTCAAAAAATTGTAAAACATATCGGAATTAATCCAATTCACATTGATAGTATTGTATTGTATGAACCTGGAATCTCTTATTATTACAAATCAACAGCTGCTTTAGAAATCGCAAAAGGATTAAGCGGTGTATTTACTTTAGCCACTTTTTTTATTATTTTACCTACGAGAATAAGAGATTTAATTTATGATTATGTAGCAAAAAATCGCTACAAATGGTATGGTAAAAAAGAGACATGTATGATTCCAACACCAGAATTAAAAGCAAAGTTCTTAGACTAGATTTACATGATATTTATCAGGTATTAAACAAATGTTAACTTTTATCTTTGTGTAAATTCTAACCTTTGTAACTATGGCAAATTTATTATTACCACTTTATTCATGGGGAAATGGCGCTTTTATTATGATCATTATATTTTTACTTGTAATAGTAGGCTTAGTTGGCGCAGTAATGCTTATGATGAACAGTGATAAAAAGAAAAAAAACGACCAGTAATACTGGTCGTTTTTAGTTATTATGTACTTTAGAAATATTATTGTTTAATAAATTTCTTAGTTGTTTTTCCTTCAGCAGCTTCAATTGTAACAAAGTAAGCACCTGAATTTAAATCAGATACATTAATTTGAGTTAAAGCACCTTGTTGGTTTTTAACTACTCTTCCATTAATATCAGTAATAGTTACAGATTTAATTTCAATATTGTTAGTATTAGAAATAGTTAATACGTTTGAAACAGGATTTGGATAAATACTAAATACTGATAATTCATTGTCATTTGAAGATAAATTAGTAGTTAAACTAATAGAATCTAGGAACAAGAAAGTTTCAGTAGTTGCTTGAGGTGTATTGTTATGAATACCAAAATAGTAAATTCCAGAAGTTGGAGCTGTAAATGTAGCTGTATGAGTGGTATATGCAGCCGCACTTGAATTGGTATAACTTTGAACAACAGTTGCTTGTCCTGCAGCACTTTGACTATCTCCAACGGTTAAATTGAAAGAAATTGGTTCAGGAACATCTGGTGCAAACGCAAAAAGTCTAGTTTTAAATTCAACTGTCACTTGTTCTCCTGCTGTTAAATTCATTCCTCTAAAATAAGCTCTAGCATTAGAAGCTGCAGTTGTACTATTAAAAGTATACATTGCAGTACCTGCTCCACCATCTGCATAGTTAGGTGGTGTAGAAGTTCCACTTGTAGTGATTAATGCAAAATTGATAAAACCGTCTGTATAATTGTTAGCTGGATTTTCAAAATCATTACTATAAGGTAACGTTACAGGCAAATAAGCATAATACGGACCTGCCCATGCACTTAACTCTGGATTACAATTCGCTCTAACATAATATCTAAAATTAGAAGAAGCCGTAGCTCCTGAAATATTAGCCGTTGAATATGATAATGCTCCAGCTGGTGCTGAAATCATTGTTCCCGATCCTGCAGGCGTTGCAAAGTTATTACTCCAATCTACATCATAAGTTGAAGGTACTGGTGTAGATTGATCCCAATACAAATCAGCACTTGTAGTAGATAAATAATCTGGTAAATAAAATAACGGTGGTGCAAAACAAGACGCTCCGGTAAATGTTAAGTTAAATGTAAATGCTGTATCATCCCATCTATTATCCCAAATAATGTAATAAGTTGTTCCTGCTGTAACTGGAAGATCAACAACAGCTGAACGATAATCTGAACCAGGTAAATCATCATTAAAATCCTCACATGTCCATGGTCCGCCACAAGAACCTGATAAAATACTTAATCTAGTATCAATACCTGTTGTTCCTCCTGGATTAGCGGCAATTGCAGATGTAACAGTTAAAATACCATCCGTTGGAGGCGTAAAAGTGTACCAAAGTGCAGCGGCAGGGCTACCAGCAGATGCAAAACATAATCCAGTTTCACCTGTTGGAAAAGTACCATTAACAGTGCTTGTAACATAATCCCCATTAGTTGTAATATTAAATGCTGTTGCACAACTACCTTGTGAATAAGCATTAATACCAGCAAAAGCTAATAATAAAAGTAAAGTTTTTTTCATATTTAATTGGTTTAATAATTTTCCCAAATTTAGCAATAACATTTCATAATTAATTCTTAAAATTTGTTTTTTTTTGAAATCAGACAT
It encodes the following:
- a CDS encoding GNAT family N-acetyltransferase, yielding MDLILETPRLILREMRHEDANSLFEMDCNPNVHKYLWQKPVVNIDEVHAYIDMVRQQYMDNGIGRFVAITKETNELIGWTGIKFVNDHIENGNTNFYDYGYRLNEKFWNKGFATEASIAWLDYGFNQMNIQEMNAYTHAENGASNHVLQKVGFNFVEDYPDENGVTWKWWQLLNSVQ
- a CDS encoding substrate-binding domain-containing protein — translated: MKTIKIAGVPEHFNLPWHMCIEDGEFEAVGIDLQWTDVPEGTGKMCQMLRDGETDIAVILTEGIIKDIAAGNPSKIVQVYVQSPLIWGIHVAANSNYKTLSDLEHKKVAISRMGSGSHLMSIVNAQNQNWNTENLQFEIVNTIDGAVESLTSENADYFMWERFMTQPLVDQGIFRRVGECPTPWPCFVIAVRNEVLENQPKVIDQILDIINTTTEEFKMIPSIDRTLASKYNQKVEAIQEWLKLTRWSQKQMTASTFDKIMEQLLKLQIIDKKMPKESLLK
- a CDS encoding transglutaminase domain-containing protein, whose product is MTIKIPTLAELKEKLSLPKPWDTVVIFVLNILITIPVFLIAHQNLIDFEWPLHLDRILIGIFIIIGIQLLLRLVKTIIILIIFIYLLALLYGTVFGNYGFKRVFDDYRFMMYAMSENPNPQDLIIAKLLPFPNKSKIIDAVDFSNPKVRNFALSATTKHFREYKESGEKRRMIQCFAVFKEIRNRWNYVNDPKGTEYIASASESLQHFSGDCDDHAILMSACIKAIGGTPRIIHTGGHLYPEMLIGTKKDLETAIYLIKEELFKQECQNQQIHYHIDERGQIWLNLDYTARYPGGKFMSEEILGALTFY
- a CDS encoding T9SS type A sorting domain-containing protein, which produces MKKIICLILLLQNLFSFGQSQPIFTNCIGDIDDDKLYDAKITSDGGIIVVGYLITPGQYKAFFISKLDSNGNMEWEKKYGGNLFGDHAFSVFEATDGYVIAGVNKSNSGDITGNHGNWDALVVKVDFLGNLVWQKTFGGSSDEEAKSIVQTNDGGYIIAGYTSSNNFDVTGNHGGKDFWVVKLNASGNLVWQKTYGGTGNDIANSIVQTLDGGYIVAGISNSTNGDVLLNIGNDDFWIIKITSLGNIEWQKTFGTLGNDNMPNIIQTSDGGYAMVGASYPFNGSYYADYCNIFKINSTGDIEWQRFIESYNYSSTDDIFKIIETLDNGYAVIGSTADGDTSSNTMPTYGGTNLWFLKLDSLGNTQGQRGFGGQGNDHGSAIQQDASGNYYIVGYISSINNIDNLPRNGQVFCNHSQNHWDGWLIKVSTDLLDTNLSNLKNKLIIFPNPTNSVINVELDPTLSNVTYELYDSIGRNLQYGKLSNENLTINITSLPNGIYNLLIKDDSNLYLNHKIIKQ
- the ung gene encoding uracil-DNA glycosylase, whose amino-acid sequence is MFIKNESWEALLSTEFQKPYFLELMQQVEHEYDTTTCFPPKELIFSAFEQFDFQETKVVIIGQDPYHGTGEANGLCFSVNDGVAIPPSLKNIFTEINSEYDRILFPTSGNLERWAKQGVLLLNAGLTVRKDEANSHKHLKWNVFTDAVIDLINQKSENVVFLLWGSFAQKKGKLINREKHLVLESGHPSPLSANRGMWFGNNHFRLTNEYLKLKGQIEMEW
- a CDS encoding endonuclease MutS2 yields the protein MISITEKTLQDLEFNTVLETIASRCNTDIGEEKAMAIAPFKNKEELLINLMQTSEYLSSFSNNNAIPNHGFENINYELKFLAIEDSFLEVGSFKKIANLSETAITLIQFLKKFEDYYPNLYQKAAKIDIVKLIIQRIDEVVDKFGIIKDNASPDLINIRRSINVVRGKINQSFGMALSQYHSLGYLDDIKETVVENRRVLAVLAMYRRKVKGSILGSSKTGSIAYIEPEAAQRYSRELNNLEYEEREEIMRILKRLTNEIRPFTETIAAYQDFLSEVDVIAAKAKYANKINGILPNIIEEKRMFFREAFHPILYLNNKEKKAVTYPQTIELHNESRIIVISGPNAGGKTISLKTVGLLQLMLQSGILIPVHERSETFLFDRILTDIGDNQSIENHLSTYSYRLKNMNYFLKKCNAKTLFLIDEFGTGSDPELGGALAETFLEEFYAREAFGIITTHYSNLKILANELPYATNANMMFDEKSLEPMYKLILGQAGSSFTFEVAQKNGIPYGLINRAKKKIEGGKVRFDKTIATLQKERSKLEKTSLTLKEEEAKAREESKKMETINAKIQDKLERYQELYDANQRLIYIGQKIDDISESYFNNKDKKTLIGEFLKMVEIENSKRRKLSAKEKKVKEVIQKKVAEEVKVKVEEIRTVKKEKKIKAKIEEENKPKVILKVGDRVRMKEGKAIGTIDAIEKTKATVNYGIFTSKVSLDQLEYVQHV
- a CDS encoding thiol-disulfide oxidoreductase DCC family protein; amino-acid sequence: MEIQDLPKDKKIILFDGVCNLCNSSVQYVIKHDKKDIFRFVSLQSELGQKIVKHIGINPIHIDSIVLYEPGISYYYKSTAALEIAKGLSGVFTLATFFIILPTRIRDLIYDYVAKNRYKWYGKKETCMIPTPELKAKFLD
- a CDS encoding T9SS type A sorting domain-containing protein translates to MKKTLLLLLAFAGINAYSQGSCATAFNITTNGDYVTSTVNGTFPTGETGLCFASAGSPAAALWYTFTPPTDGILTVTSAIAANPGGTTGIDTRLSILSGSCGGPWTCEDFNDDLPGSDYRSAVVDLPVTAGTTYYIIWDNRWDDTAFTFNLTFTGASCFAPPLFYLPDYLSTTSADLYWDQSTPVPSTYDVDWSNNFATPAGSGTMISAPAGALSYSTANISGATASSNFRYYVRANCNPELSAWAGPYYAYLPVTLPYSNDFENPANNYTDGFINFALITTSGTSTPPNYADGGAGTAMYTFNSTTAASNARAYFRGMNLTAGEQVTVEFKTRLFAFAPDVPEPISFNLTVGDSQSAAGQATVVQSYTNSSAAAYTTHTATFTAPTSGIYYFGIHNNTPQATTETFLFLDSISLTTNLSSNDNELSVFSIYPNPVSNVLTISNTNNIEIKSVTITDINGRVVKNQQGALTQINVSDLNSGAYFVTIEAAEGKTTKKFIKQ